In Strigops habroptila isolate Jane chromosome 16, bStrHab1.2.pri, whole genome shotgun sequence, a genomic segment contains:
- the EXOSC10 gene encoding exosome component 10, whose product MATASGEGCSSDAEAGPSWWDGRSSLSERTAAAERSSAAPVPLDIDNTEAFVKYALGTMVEATKASNGLPQPGDEYDFYRCFPGFRVYCETQSDRLLDCMSKVMQYYGCRSHMKDHSKVTDLEDKFDLLVDANDVILERVGILLDEASGVNRNQQPVLPAGLQPPQTIVSSWNRKAGDSHKRNQTETFRLLHAKNISRPQLKFREKIDNSNTPFVPKLFIKPNALKPLPEALTKSGRQRKERPEDLDVPPALADFIHQQRTQQTEQDMFAHPYQYELEHFSPPDGVLQKPEPQMYRPVKETPCHFITTLDELVELNEKLMNCKEFALDLEHHSYRSFLGLTCLMQISTRTEDFIIDVLELRSDMYILNETFTDPAIVKVLHGADSDVEWLQKDFGLYLVNMFDTHQAARLLNLGKHSLDHLLKLYCNVDADKQYQLADWRIRPLPEEMMQYARDDTHYLLYIYDKVREALWERGNELPTQLQIVWQRSKDICLKKYIKPLFTDESYLELYRRQKKHLNTQQLSAFRLLFAWRDKIARQEDESTGYVLPNHMLSKIAEELPKEPQGIIACCNPVPPLVRQQINELHLLIQQAREMPLLKSEVVKRRAPPPVPEKPENPFFGPHDRSRHPVNHFQNNSNLEPAPVLEHSRLFSDNERTIDTEGVQPESTCLFATATLSIFNECDKDEGKKTLTAAQQKAQRIMESFENPFRMFLPAEENTAYVSQSAKFDPSSKIYEISNQWKLLTHSRVQRESKDEAKKKAAQQSAARDQAQKAYKEETETIVSVRQQAMEEQASKKRERETVGSETGTELPKQEKKRPKASQQPEELEAPKQFTPFDYSKSNFKVFAGSSKSKQSPQFDPAKQAYMGKRFAGANKLPQSGNRSMSYLAGKADRGSRHHWPKR is encoded by the exons ATGGCGACGGCCAGCGGCGAGGGGTGCAGCAGCGATGCGGAGGCGGGCCCGTCGTGGTGGGACGGCCGCAGCAGCCTGTCGGAGCGCACCGCGGCCGCGGAGCGGAGCAGCGCGGCGCCAGTGCCGCTCGACATCGACAACACTGAGGCCTTCGTTAAG TATGCTCTTGGCACAATGGTAGAAGCAACAAAGGCATCTAACGGGCTTCCTCAGCCTGGCGATGAGTATGACTTCTACCGATGCTTCCCTGGCTTCCGGGTGTACTGTGAAACACAGAGTGACCGTCTCCTGGACTG CATGAGCAAAGTGATGCAGTATTATGGCTGCAGGAGCCACATGAAAGATCACAGCAAAGTGACAGACCTGGAAGATAAATTTGACCTGTTGGTGGATGCCAACGATGTCATTCTGGAAAGAGTG GGTATTTTATTGGACGAAGCATCAGGAGTGAACAGAAACCAGCAGCCAGTCCTCCCTGCTGGGTTACAGCCCCCACAGACGATCGTTTCCAGCTGGAACCGCAAG GCAGGAGACTCCCACAAGAGAAATCAAACTGAAACCTTCCGACTGCTTCATGCCAAGAATATCTCTCGACCACAGCTTAAATTTCGGGAAAAGATTGACAATTCCAACACTCCTTTTGTACCTAAACTTTTTATCAAGCCAAACGCTTTGAAACCTTTGCCTGAAG CCCTCACAAAAAGTGGACGGCAACGAAAGGAGCGCCCTGAGGACTTGGATGTGCCACCTGCTTTGGCAGACTTCATACACCAGCAGAGGACCCAGCAAACTGAGCAAGACAT GTTTGCTCACCCTTACCAGTATGAACTGGAGCATTTTTCTCCACCAGATGGAGTTCTTCAGAAACCAGAACCCCAG ATGTACAGGCCCGTCAAGGAAACACCCTGTCATTTTATCACCACACTGGATGAACTGGTAGAACTAAATGAAAAGCTTATGAACTGTAAAGAGTTTGCCCTGGATTTGGAG CACCATTCCTACAGGAGCTTCCTGGGCCTGACATGTCTGATGCAGATTTCCACCCGAACAGAGGACTTCATTATTGATGTACTGGAATTGCGCAGCGACATGTACATTCTCAACGAGACCTTTACGGACCCTGCAATTGTGAAG gtCCTTCATGGTGCTGATTCAGATGTGGAATGGCTGCAAAAAGACTTTGGTCTGTACTTGGTGAACATGTTTGATACTCACCAAGCTGCTCGGCTCCTCAATCTTGGCAAGCATTCTTTGGACCATTTGCTAAAGCTGTATTGCAACGTAGATGCTGACAAGCAGTACCAGCTGGCTGACTGGAGGATACG CCCTCTGCCAGAAGAGATGATGCAGTATGCCCGTGATGACACTCACTACTTGCTCTACATCTATGATAAAGTGAGGGAGGCGCTATGGGAGAGAGGGAACGAGCTGCCCACTCAGCTGCAGATTGTGTGGCAACGCAGCAAGGACATCTGCCTGAAG AAATACATCAAGCCCCTCTTTACAGATGAATCCTACCTTGAGCTCTAcaggaggcagaaaaaacaTCTCAACACACAGCAGCTATCAGCATTTAGGTTGCTGTTTGCATGGAGAGACAAGATAGCACGGCAAGAGGATGAGAGTACAGG GTATGTGCTACCAAATCACATGCTATCGAAGATAGCAGAGGAGCTGCCCAA AGAACCCCAGGGCATCATTGCTTGCTGTAATCCAGTCCCACCACTAGTTCGCCAGCAGATTAATGAATTGCATCTCCTCATTCAGCAGGCCCGGGAGATGCCTCTTCTCAAG TCGGAGGTAGTCAAGAGGAGAGCACCTCCACCCGTCCCTGAG AAGCCAGAGAATCCCTTCTTTGGACCACATGACAGATCCCGGCATCCTGTGaatcatttccagaacaactcTAACTTGG AGCCTGCACCAGTTTTGGAACATAGTCGCCTCTTTTCAGACAACGAGAGGACGATAGATACTGAGGGTGTTCAGCCAGAGTCAACATGTCTTTTTGCTACTGCCACTCTCAGCATATTCAAT gaatgtgataaagatgaaggaaaaaagactttaactgctgcacagcagaaagCTCAGCGTATTATGGAGTCCTTTGAAAACCCATTTAGAATG TTCCTACCTGCAGAAGAGAATACTGCCTATGTGTCACAGTCTGCAAAGTTTGACCCGTCATCAAAGATTTATGAA ATCAGCAATCAATGGAAGCTGTTGACACATTCACGAGTACAGAGGGAGTCCAAGGatgaagcaaaaaagaaagcagcccAGCAGTCAG CTGCTCGTGACCAGGCACAGAAGGCATataaagaggaaacagaaactATTGTGTCTGTTCGTCAGCAAGCTATG GAGGAGCAAGCTAGtaagaagagggagagagagacagTTGGAAGTGAAACGGGAACAGAGTTGCcaaaacaggagaagaaacGGCCAAAAGCCTCCCAGCAAccagaggagctggaagcacCCAAGCAGTTTACCCCCTTTGATTACAGCAAGTCCAACTTCAAAGTGTTTGCGG GAAGCAGCAAATCGAAGCAGTCGCCACAATTTGATCCTGCCAAGCAAGCTTACATGGGCAAG AGATTTGCTGGAGCTAACAAACTTCCACAGTCTGGAAACCGAAGCATGTCCTACCTGGCTGGGAAAGCTGATAG GGGTTCCAGACACCACTGGCCAAAGAGATAG